In Pleurocapsa sp. PCC 7319, the following are encoded in one genomic region:
- a CDS encoding methyltransferase domain-containing protein, giving the protein MSLSYVIGILVFLLIIGIAVYLLTARSYQSADSVANSYDQWTEDGILEFYWGEHIHLGHYGSPSKSKEFIAAKYDFVDEMVSWGGLDKLPSGTTLLDVGCGIGGSSRILAKDYGFDVTGVTISPQQVARAQELTPPDVNAKFQVDDAMALSFPDASFDVVWSVEAGPHMPDKAVFARELLRVLKPGGILVVADWNQRDDRQKPLNFWEKPVMRQLLDQWSHPEFSSIEGFSERLVETGLVAGEVITADWTQETLPSWFDSIWQGIVKPKGLVMFGFSGFIKSLREVPTILLMRLAFGAGLCRFGMFRAIRADVASESQVTQDEVAQLR; this is encoded by the coding sequence ATGAGTTTATCTTACGTCATAGGAATTTTGGTGTTCCTACTAATAATAGGTATTGCAGTTTATCTTTTGACTGCTCGTAGTTATCAATCTGCTGATTCTGTAGCCAATTCCTACGATCAGTGGACTGAAGACGGTATTTTAGAATTTTACTGGGGTGAACATATTCATTTAGGTCATTATGGCTCACCATCAAAATCAAAAGAATTTATTGCTGCTAAGTATGACTTTGTCGATGAAATGGTGAGTTGGGGTGGTTTAGATAAATTACCCTCTGGAACTACTTTATTAGATGTTGGCTGTGGCATTGGCGGCAGCAGTCGTATTTTAGCTAAGGATTATGGCTTTGATGTTACTGGTGTTACTATTAGTCCTCAACAGGTGGCCCGCGCTCAAGAACTAACCCCTCCAGATGTTAATGCTAAGTTTCAAGTAGATGATGCAATGGCACTTTCTTTTCCTGATGCTAGTTTTGATGTGGTTTGGTCTGTTGAGGCTGGTCCTCATATGCCTGACAAAGCAGTTTTTGCCAGAGAATTACTTCGTGTTCTTAAGCCTGGGGGAATTTTGGTAGTAGCTGATTGGAACCAGCGAGACGATCGCCAAAAACCTTTAAATTTCTGGGAAAAACCTGTCATGAGACAGCTATTAGATCAATGGTCTCATCCTGAATTTTCTAGTATCGAAGGATTTTCCGAACGATTGGTAGAAACAGGTTTAGTAGCAGGAGAAGTCATTACCGCAGACTGGACTCAAGAAACTCTTCCTTCTTGGTTCGATTCTATTTGGCAGGGAATAGTTAAACCCAAAGGATTAGTCATGTTTGGTTTTTCTGGCTTTATCAAGTCTTTACGAGAAGTACCCACCATACTTTTGATGCGCCTTGCATTTGGAGCTGGTCTTTGTCGGTTTGGTATGTTTCGAGCTATTCGGGCTGATGTTGCTTCAGAGTCCCAAGTTACTCAGGACGAAGTTGCCCAATTAAGATAG
- a CDS encoding pentapeptide repeat-containing protein, with protein MPTTASSNKSPLSATIIAKHKAGESLVNADFSNQDLYAIALNQANLEQINFSQSILTNADLIEVNLKGANLRNADLRGANLTGANLTGADLTGAYLSRADLRQANLSDAILEDTQFQVTIYDNDTIFPEDFNYKSSGAVGPGANLNGAFLNTANLRGVNLTGARMMGAYLSGADCTGAILDNVSFSGANLQKAIMTGASLRDARLGNTELKGVDFRAADLTGANLDNIQNIAGADFSMVRGLSEQARSAILGFPAPDLTTWNAYTRCNTKDSLERTE; from the coding sequence ATGCCGACAACTGCTTCTAGTAATAAATCTCCCCTCTCTGCTACCATAATTGCCAAACATAAGGCAGGAGAAAGCTTAGTCAATGCTGACTTTAGTAATCAAGATCTTTATGCGATCGCACTGAATCAAGCCAACTTAGAGCAGATTAACTTTTCCCAGAGCATTTTAACCAACGCGGATCTGATTGAAGTAAATCTCAAGGGAGCCAATCTCCGTAATGCTGACTTACGAGGGGCAAATTTAACTGGAGCAAACTTAACTGGAGCAGATTTAACTGGAGCCTATCTCAGTCGTGCTGATCTACGTCAGGCAAACTTAAGCGACGCAATTTTGGAAGATACTCAGTTTCAAGTAACTATATATGATAACGATACAATCTTTCCTGAAGATTTTAACTATAAAAGCTCTGGTGCAGTAGGACCTGGTGCTAATCTTAACGGAGCTTTTCTCAATACTGCCAACCTGCGGGGAGTAAATCTGACAGGAGCGAGAATGATGGGAGCTTATCTTAGTGGAGCAGATTGTACAGGTGCAATTTTAGATAATGTTTCCTTCAGTGGTGCAAACTTGCAGAAAGCGATTATGACTGGGGCGAGTTTACGTGATGCTCGTTTGGGTAATACTGAATTGAAAGGAGTTGATTTTAGGGCAGCAGATTTAACAGGAGCAAATCTAGATAATATTCAAAATATTGCAGGGGCGGACTTTAGCATGGTTAGAGGTTTAAGCGAGCAAGCGCGCTCGGCTATTCTGGGTTTTCCGGCACCAGATTTAACGACTTGGAATGCCTATACACGTTGTAATACCAAAGATAGTTTGGAAAGAACAGAATAA